In the genome of Candidatus Krumholzibacteriia bacterium, the window GAGGGAGTCGCTGGCCCGGCGGATCCACGCGCACGGTCCTCGCGCACAGGATCCGTTCCTGGTCGTCCGCTGTGGGTCGTGGCCGACCCCGCTGCTCGGGAGCGAACTCTTCGGCCACGCCGACGGCGCCCTCGACGGCGCGGGCCCCGCCCGACCGGGGCTGTTCGAGGCGGCAGCCGGCGGCACGCTGTTCCTCGACGAGGTCGACGCCCTGCCGTCGGCATTGCAGGTACGTCTGCTCGACGTCCTTCGCGACGGCGCGGTCCGGCGCGCGGGCGAGGACACGCCCCGCCCGGTGGACGTGCGGATCGTGGCGGCCAGCGACCGGGATCTCGACGCCCTCGCGGCCGAGGGCGCGTTCCGCGACGATCTCCTGCACGCACTGAAGGGAGTGGAGATCGCCCTGGCGCCGCTGCGCGAACGCCGGGCCGACGTGCTGCCGCTGGCGCGACACTTCCTCGACCGCAGCCGAGAACGTCTCGACCGGTCCGAGGTCCAGGGCTTCGACGCGGCGGTGCAGCGGGCGTTCGCGGAGTACGAATGGCCGGGCAACGTGCGCGAACTCGAGAGCGCGGTCGAGCACGCCGTGGCGATCGCCGCGGCGGACCTGATCACGGTCGACGACCTGCCGGACGGGATCGCGGCCGGGCGAACCGCGGCCGGCACGGGTCCGGACTCCAGCCCGGCTCCGCGTCCGGTGACCGAACAGGAGCCCACCGCAGACCCGGAGCCGACCCCCGACCCGGAGCCCGGCGGCCCGTCCGCAGGAAGCACGCCGGAAACCTCGGTGCTGGCGACACTGGCCGAAGTCGAGCGTGAACACATCCTGCGCGTCCTCGACGCCGTGGGCGGCAACCGCAGCGAGGCGGCGCGGCGGTTGGGCATCGGCACCGCAACCATCTACCGCCGACTCAGGCAGTACGATGTGCCTCCATGATTGTGCACACCGGGAGCGAGGGGCCGAAGGGCCTCTGTTCTCGCACTCCGTCGCCGACTTCGTCACCCCACGGTGACATTCGACGTCCCGGTTCCGGGACATCCGATGGCCGAGTGGCAGAGTGCACAATCTCCGAGCCACAACCATCGGGTTGCACTACCGTTCCGCGACCATGAGTGACTTCTCCGAACGCGTCCAACACCTCCCCCGCCTCGGCATCGGCGTGAGCACCGAATACGGCGCTGGCGACGCCCCCGGCGGACTCGACGTCGAGGCCCTCCGTCGCGAACACCCGCGCTGGGCGGAGTTCCTCGAGGTCGGCGTGGAGACCTCCAAGGGACTCGACCGTGACGCCCGGGCCTGGGCCGCGGCCGGTCGGCCGACCACCTACCACTTCCTCGACGTGAACCTCGACGACCCGCGCGACCTCGACGCGCGGTGGCTCGACGAGGTGTGCGCGATCGCCGCGGAGCTGCAGCCGGCCTGGATGTGCGGCGACGCCGGTCTGTGGCACTTCGGCCCGCGCGGTCGCGGGCAGATGCTCCTGCTGCCGCCGGTACTGAGCGACGACGCGGCGTCGGCCATGGCGGAGGGCATCGTCCGTCTGCGCGAGGAGACCGGCCACGAGGTCCTGCCCGAGAATCCGCCGGGCTCGGTGTACGTGGGTCCATTGCACCTGCTCGACTTCTTCGCCCGGGTGTGCGAACGGGCGGACACCGGCATGCTGCTCGACGTGGCCCACCTGGCGATCTACCAGCGCACGGCCGGGCACGACGCCTTCACCGGCGTCGATGCCTTCCCTCTCGAGCGCGTGGTCGAGATGCACGTGGCCGGTGGGGTGCAGCGCACGCACGAGGGCTACGATTTCGTCGAGGACTCGCACACGACCGACGTCCTGCTCGAGACCTGGCACTTGCTCGAACACCTCGCTCCGCGGACGCCCAACCTGAAGGCCGTGGTCTTCGAGTGCGAGCGCAACCCGCTCGAGGCGGTGGTCGACGGCTTCGCGCGGATCGAGCGCACGCTCGGCGACTCCACGCTGGCGGTGCGACCATGAGCCACATCGCCCTGCAGCACGTGATCGTGCGCATGCTGTACGACCCGGCGTTCGTGCAGCGCGTGTACGCCGATCCGCACGTGGCCACCGCCGATTGCGACGTCTGCGACGACGAGCGTGCGTGGCTCGTGCGCGCGGACCGCCGCGCGTGGTCGGTCGACCCCTACCGGCGGGCGCGTTCGTTGACCGGACTGCTCGAGGAGTATCCGGTGACCTGCGCACGCCTGGTCCGTGCGCTCGGATCCGACGCAGCCGGTGCCCGGCTCGACTCCTACTTCTCGAGCGAGCGTTTCCACCGCGACGTGCAGGACGGCGCGACGCTGGCCGAGAGCTTCGGCGACTGGCTCGCGTCGGACGAGGCCACCGTCGGCACGGACGCGGCGACGGTCCTGGCCGAGCATCCGATCGAACGCGGAATCGTCGGCGCGCGGCGGGGCTTCGAGCGCCGCGGGCCAGAAGCGGCGGGCGAGGGCGCATGGGTGCTCGCGCCCGGCGTCGAGATCGTCTTCGCCGTCGAGGGCGCGGTGGTGTCGTTCGCGAACGTGCTCGGCACTCTGCGGGGACACCCGTCGGGGCTCCCCGAAGCCGTGCTCGACGAGGGGCTGACGTTGCCCGATCCGGCCCGCAGCGACGCCCGCGATGGCGTGCTCGTGCTCGGCCACACCGGCGACGTCGGCCTCGAAGCGGTGTCACCGGAGCTGGCCACGGTCCTCGATGGATGCCGCATGCCGGTCGACTTCGATGCGCTGTGTCGCCACGCGGGCGCGGTGGGGGCGACGCCCGACGACGTGCGGGGGATCGTCGACAGTTTCGCCGGCGACGGCGTGCTGCACGCGGTCGGCGCGGACGCCTAGCGCCGGCCCCCGAGTCCCACCGGCATCCACCGGAACGTGAAGCCGAGCGTGACGTCACCGTCACGATGCAGGATCCCGAACAACCCGGGACGCACGTCGCCGATGCCCACCACGCCGGGGTACACGTTCGTCCGCAGGCGGTAGGCCTTGTCGTTCGCCCAGTCGAGAGAGGCCAGCAGCGAGCCGTCGCGGTCCCACCAGATTCCCGCCGTGCGCGCGAGGTCGACGGTGCGGAAGTTCCCGTCGCTCGGGATGAGGTTCTTGGCCACGAGCCCCGCACCGACGCTCAGCTCGTCGCCGTTCGGCAGGCGGTACGACACGCCGAGCTCGGCGTGCGTGCCGAAGTGGTAGAACAGCCGCCACGTGTCCGACCACGGCAGGTCGAGCTTCATCGAGAAGTTCTGACCGTTGTTCACCCATCGTTCCTGGCCCGCGTCGTAGGAGATCTGGAACGACCAGTCCTGCATGTGCAGTCGGTGGGCGAAGAACCCGGCCACGCCGTCGTGGCTGAACAGGAGGATGCCGGCGGGGTTGAAGATCCACATGTCGGCCACCGGATCGGCGCTCCAGTGGTCGACGTCGCGCGCCTCGACGATCTCGTTCAGCAGGTGGTAGGCGAGGACGGTTCCACCCGACCACAGCTTCGGGTGCTGGTAGCCGTAGTAGTGGAACCAGTCGACCATCATGCGGTAGCTCATGCCGCCGCCGATGAGGTGGTTCATGTAGTTCGGCCAGTACTGCCCGCCGTCGTTGTCGATGCTCACGGGCAGGAGTTCCCGCTTCACGAACTCCCAGTAACCGTGTTCCTGGATCGCACCGAAGGGGTCGAACAGGCTGCGGCCGACGACTTCGACGCCGTTCTCGTAGTCGATGTCCCACGGACTGGCGTCCTGGTTGTCGAGCTGCAGGATCCCGTAGCCGCCGTGCAGGATCATGCGCAGCGGGTGGATCAGGGATTCGCTGCCGTAGGTGCGCCCCTCGTAGAAGAGGTAGTCGTGGCCGGAGGCGGCGGGAGTGGACGCCGGGAGGCCGCAGCAGGAGATCAGCGTGCAGAGCAGGAGTGTGCGTAGGATCCGCATGGACGAAGGGCGCGAGGACGGTTCGGTCGAGCGTCGACGATCCACGATAGGGAGGATGCCGGGCCGCGACCATGTCGAGAACGAGACCTGTCCCGGGTGGCGCCCCGGGTCGTTTCGTCGAGCGGTCGGATCACGGTTTCGGAGTCCGGTCGACCTCGGTCCGTACGCCGACATGGGATATCCTCACCCTCCCGACGGTTCAGGGCTCCCATCGTGCCGCCGGACTTCCGTGGCGGCCGAACGAACGACCGTCACCGCGGAGCGGACGGACTCGACGCAGGGAGCCCACCATGCACGGACCCGACGATTCACAGTATTCGAT includes:
- a CDS encoding DUF692 family protein; this translates as MHNLRATTIGLHYRSATMSDFSERVQHLPRLGIGVSTEYGAGDAPGGLDVEALRREHPRWAEFLEVGVETSKGLDRDARAWAAAGRPTTYHFLDVNLDDPRDLDARWLDEVCAIAAELQPAWMCGDAGLWHFGPRGRGQMLLLPPVLSDDAASAMAEGIVRLREETGHEVLPENPPGSVYVGPLHLLDFFARVCERADTGMLLDVAHLAIYQRTAGHDAFTGVDAFPLERVVEMHVAGGVQRTHEGYDFVEDSHTTDVLLETWHLLEHLAPRTPNLKAVVFECERNPLEAVVDGFARIERTLGDSTLAVRP
- a CDS encoding sigma 54-interacting transcriptional regulator, translated to MRLDDIRRLDLLEGLGSDGAITFAGRRALLLDADALGLLRAQLVELLGATAARAVLTRFGHAHGWQTAEAVRHAIPWDDLREWKRAGGVLHRLQGLVDHRPTKRSDPRNRAEARWHRSYEAQQHERHFGTATEAVCWTLTAFVSGYLSRALERDVFAVETRCRGAGHAHCHVIARAREDWGTQIEEIEPWYEAGSLQAALGVLRERLVAEESRWAARRRAWEAADDDQGDALIARSATTQRALDRALRVAPHDVAVLLTGESGTGRESLARRIHAHGPRAQDPFLVVRCGSWPTPLLGSELFGHADGALDGAGPARPGLFEAAAGGTLFLDEVDALPSALQVRLLDVLRDGAVRRAGEDTPRPVDVRIVAASDRDLDALAAEGAFRDDLLHALKGVEIALAPLRERRADVLPLARHFLDRSRERLDRSEVQGFDAAVQRAFAEYEWPGNVRELESAVEHAVAIAAADLITVDDLPDGIAAGRTAAGTGPDSSPAPRPVTEQEPTADPEPTPDPEPGGPSAGSTPETSVLATLAEVEREHILRVLDAVGGNRSEAARRLGIGTATIYRRLRQYDVPP